The proteins below come from a single Ailuropoda melanoleuca isolate Jingjing chromosome 1, ASM200744v2, whole genome shotgun sequence genomic window:
- the FERD3L gene encoding fer3-like protein — MAACPERCVDATVLDFVADLSLASPGHPLLCDFASGVPFGDRDLVLPEARRRRLARFEEDPDEEGEVDEGEEEEEEEEHGRGASPLGRPKRKRVITYAQRQAANIRERKRMFNLNEAFDQLRRKVPTFAYEKRLSRIETLRLAIVYISFMTELLESCEKKETG; from the coding sequence ATGGCGGCCTGCCCGGAGAGGTGCGTGGACGCCACCGTGCTGGACTTCGTCGCAGACCTGTCCCTGGCCTCCCCTGGGCACCCTCTCCTCTGCGACTTCGCATCCGGGGTTCCCTTTGGGGACCGGGACCTTGTGCTCCCAGAGGCAAGACGAAGGAGGCTGGCACGCTTTGAAGAGGATCCAGACGAGGAGGGTGAAGTAGacgaaggggaggaggaggaagaggaagaggagcatGGGAGAGGTGCCTCCCCGCTGGGCCGCCCCAAGAGGAAAAGGGTGATCACCTATGCCCAGCGCCAGGCAGCCAACATCCGCGAGAGGAAGCGGATGTTCAACCTCAACGAGGCCTTCGACCAGCTGCGAAGGAAGGTGCCCACTTTTGCTTATGAGAAGAGGCTGTCCCGAATCGAGACCCTACGCCTGGCCATCGTCTACATTTCCTTCATGACCGAGCTCTTGGAGAGCTGCGAAAAGAAGGAAACCGGCTGA